CGTCCAACATGGCGCGTAACGTCATGCGATGCAGAGCGCTGACCGAGTTGAGTCCGGCGTTGTTCACGAGTTTGAGCCAGGTCGTGGCACGAATATCGGCGTCGATCTCAGGGGCGAGACCCGCGCTGCGCATCGCCGCCGCCAAGCGTTCGACGCGCGGCGCCGCGGCTTGCGTCAGCACGCCCAAGGGATACCGCATTCCGCCGCTCTGGCGAATGACGCCCGGCCGTACGACGTGTCCGGAGACGTGTACGACACCGCCGACGATCTGTTCGTCGGGAAAGAGCGCGGCGATTCGGCCGTCGGGATCGACGCTGCGAAGCGGCGGCTGGCGGACGAACCAGAAGGGAAGGCCGTTCTGCAGGGTCGCGATGGTCACGTCGGAACCCGCGAACGGTGTGAGTTGCGGGATGAACGCGGGCCATTGATGCGCCTTGAACGTCAGCAACAGCGCATCGAGTGGGCCGGCGTCCCGCAGATCGTCGGAAGCGTCGACGCGCACCTGGAGCGTGCCTAGATCGCTTTCGACGCGTAAGCCGTCGCGCTGAA
The Candidatus Dormiibacterota bacterium genome window above contains:
- a CDS encoding 2-dehydropantoate 2-reductase is translated as MRIGIVGAGAIGGFIAAALAQAGVQVSVIARGAHLAAVQRDGLRVESDLGTLQVRVDASDDLRDAGPLDALLLTFKAHQWPAFIPQLTPFAGSDVTIATLQNGLPFWFVRQPPLRSVDPDGRIAALFPDEQIVGGVVHVSGHVVRPGVIRQSGGMRYPLGVLTQAAAPRVERLAAAMRSAGLAPEIDADIRATTWLKLVNNAGLNSVSALHRMTLRAMLDDARARAEVRGIMEEALEIGQALGVVGAVDVEARLDYAARLSDVKTSMLQDLEAHRPLELDPILGSLVELAERTRIDAPRLRDAYDRLRAIERSW